One window from the genome of Leptospira johnsonii encodes:
- a CDS encoding N-acetylmuramoyl-L-alanine amidase family protein: MDKDQILLWGLGFLLLFSGPVFADSRIQTIGKNGYVSFEEIRKKIPGLQSKFESATLVGSISHASGEIRFRIGASFYAINGSLEKTNLPVVYKEKDFLLPPDLVEAIFVRLLPGDVSYEFKEDELVFDLLPKAERLKLSAIIVDAGHGGKDPGTSSDKGTQEKLVSLQVARFLKKFLNKVYPEVRVILTRSNDSFIELERRSEIANREIQKGGSVLFVSLHCNASISSDVNGFEVYYLSQTPSTETAREVSLFENGISGKKGGTSYGKIQAGMMSSMIQRRSRLLARSVESEMKKNLGPKILSRGVKKADFSVLRGSLMPAILVEMGYLTHNKESEVLADKTHQVKLAKSILEGVRAYELAKD; this comes from the coding sequence TTGGACAAAGATCAAATCCTTCTTTGGGGGTTAGGATTCCTTTTACTCTTTAGCGGGCCTGTTTTTGCCGATTCAAGGATTCAAACCATCGGCAAGAACGGATACGTTTCCTTCGAGGAGATCCGTAAAAAGATCCCTGGACTACAATCCAAATTCGAGTCTGCTACATTAGTAGGTTCTATTTCTCATGCTTCAGGAGAGATCCGTTTTCGGATCGGAGCTTCCTTTTATGCGATCAACGGTAGTTTAGAAAAAACGAATTTACCTGTAGTTTATAAGGAAAAGGACTTCTTACTTCCTCCTGATCTGGTAGAAGCGATCTTTGTACGGTTATTGCCCGGAGACGTAAGTTACGAATTTAAAGAAGACGAATTGGTTTTCGATCTATTACCTAAAGCGGAAAGATTAAAACTTTCTGCGATCATCGTGGATGCAGGACATGGAGGAAAAGATCCGGGGACTTCTTCCGATAAGGGGACCCAAGAAAAATTGGTCTCTTTGCAGGTAGCCCGCTTCCTAAAAAAATTTCTGAACAAGGTATATCCCGAGGTCCGAGTGATCCTGACCCGGTCCAATGATTCGTTTATCGAGCTGGAAAGAAGGTCCGAGATCGCGAATAGAGAGATCCAAAAGGGCGGCTCGGTTTTGTTCGTAAGTTTGCATTGTAATGCTTCTATTTCTTCGGATGTAAACGGATTCGAAGTCTATTATTTGTCTCAGACTCCCAGCACTGAAACCGCGAGAGAAGTCTCATTATTTGAAAATGGGATTTCGGGCAAAAAGGGTGGGACCTCCTACGGAAAGATCCAGGCAGGAATGATGTCCTCAATGATCCAAAGAAGAAGCCGTCTTCTTGCCAGAAGTGTTGAATCCGAGATGAAAAAAAACCTTGGTCCAAAGATATTGTCTAGAGGAGTGAAGAAGGCGGACTTTTCCGTGTTAAGGGGAAGTTTGATGCCTGCCATTCTGGTCGAAATGGGTTACCTCACCCATAACAAAGAATCCGAGGTATTGGCCGATAAAACTCACCAAGTGAAATTGGCTAAAAGTATATTAGAAGGTGTGAGAGCGTATGAACTTGCAAAAGATTAA
- a CDS encoding LIC_10740 family protein, which translates to MNLQKIKEIWNRFLTRLDTFYTWIFELATRAADSKESKRILFLTYSWIIVLLFLTGFILAGKNPLKLLVPFTLYDLPNLDHRKEIVIFGSDGEGEVFPVKRKVLLTGEDFRHDVITLVGEAGESSYFDPTVPNASAQFRNLKKLPNLQDSVISIWKRGDVLILDMRKSTLENLLSDMKFRIDYTYASQMTEEQKTAEIERKKLVLLSSAFLAVEKTLFENYPDLNRIEYKLGGEAGDLPGLSYLLSSSHSRQP; encoded by the coding sequence ATGAACTTGCAAAAGATTAAGGAAATTTGGAATCGTTTCCTCACTCGTCTGGATACCTTCTATACTTGGATCTTCGAGCTGGCCACCAGAGCCGCCGATTCCAAAGAATCCAAAAGGATCTTATTCCTAACATATTCTTGGATCATAGTATTATTATTCCTTACCGGTTTCATTCTAGCAGGAAAAAATCCGTTAAAACTACTTGTACCATTCACCTTGTACGACCTACCGAATCTAGATCATAGAAAGGAAATCGTAATATTCGGTTCAGATGGAGAAGGCGAGGTCTTCCCTGTAAAAAGAAAAGTCCTCTTAACAGGAGAGGATTTCAGACATGATGTTATAACATTAGTGGGAGAAGCGGGAGAATCCAGTTATTTCGATCCTACTGTTCCGAATGCTTCCGCTCAATTTAGGAACCTAAAAAAACTCCCGAACTTACAAGACTCTGTGATCTCTATCTGGAAAAGAGGAGATGTTTTGATCTTGGATATGAGAAAGTCCACTTTGGAAAACCTACTTTCCGATATGAAGTTCAGGATCGATTATACTTACGCAAGTCAAATGACCGAAGAACAAAAAACTGCCGAGATAGAGCGTAAAAAATTGGTCTTATTGTCTTCCGCATTCTTAGCGGTTGAAAAAACCTTATTTGAAAATTATCCGGATCTAAATCGGATCGAATACAAGTTAGGTGGAGAAGCGGGAGATCTGCCCGGTTTAAGCTATTTACTTTCTTCTTCCCATTCCAGACAGCCTTAA
- a CDS encoding enoyl-CoA hydratase/isomerase family protein — MALVDSETVELSSESRIEILYLNNPETKNSMTVPMGLEFQAHIEKLKKNPPRAVVITGKNDIFSAGGNFELLKSFAEKSFETNKKEMFEFYNLFLSVRDLNVPVICAANGHAIGAGLSITLACDLRVFADEGKYQFNFVKLGIHPGMGSSYLTKELFGMEIANRLLFLAETLSGKEALSLGICYDSVPKAEVLQRATEIAISLSESAPMALSELKKNIYEREKLNAALRKEAESQALNFLSQDFRETIRSIEEKRKPVFRGL, encoded by the coding sequence ATGGCATTAGTTGATTCAGAAACGGTAGAACTTTCTTCCGAATCAAGAATAGAAATTCTTTATTTAAACAATCCGGAAACCAAAAACTCCATGACTGTCCCTATGGGTTTGGAGTTCCAAGCTCATATTGAAAAATTAAAAAAGAACCCGCCTAGAGCGGTTGTGATCACCGGTAAGAATGATATCTTCTCCGCCGGAGGCAATTTCGAATTATTAAAGTCTTTTGCCGAGAAGTCTTTCGAAACGAACAAAAAAGAAATGTTCGAATTTTATAATCTATTCTTGAGCGTTAGAGATCTGAATGTTCCTGTGATCTGCGCTGCGAATGGTCATGCGATCGGTGCAGGCCTCTCCATCACTCTTGCCTGCGACCTAAGAGTTTTCGCAGACGAAGGAAAATACCAATTCAATTTTGTGAAATTGGGAATTCATCCTGGAATGGGATCCAGCTATCTGACTAAAGAATTATTCGGAATGGAAATCGCAAACAGGCTTCTATTCTTAGCGGAAACCTTAAGTGGCAAGGAAGCTCTTTCTCTAGGGATTTGTTACGATTCAGTTCCGAAGGCGGAAGTTTTACAAAGAGCAACGGAGATCGCAATTTCTCTGAGTGAAAGCGCTCCAATGGCACTTAGCGAATTAAAAAAGAATATCTACGAGAGGGAAAAATTAAACGCTGCTTTACGTAAAGAAGCGGAGTCTCAGGCCCTAAACTTTCTTTCTCAGGATTTTCGAGAAACCATTCGGTCTATTGAAGAAAAGAGAAAGCCTGTATTTAGAGGACTATAA
- a CDS encoding PilZ domain-containing protein, translating into MAVGRSDTLQELITILETMFGETIIGSDINLVKHLFYSLKADQREFPFDYEGEKLTSVVEEVSEDTLVLYVPYLQPKGILRARISFEILNILYQFEVVLLDFWEDHVRVKIPSELQAAAFRKNLRVAVDDLFMNYVILYRSLSGGERELGKNLSVEQRFFHLMKEIKKDNPSLKLINLMVTEYILGISKDYEIVFFGPGKDGGFFGDFIKKYNRSVYVPDCSLIKSYIGEEKDPYLDNFRDEYLRLNQTRGQAKADEFFRELQKEEVRNFLISYIVTPIRLFNDPIGYVKVFSTAMDKFSIVQQQALYIEELGDILTYALTKVYIRQENFRNEEAVTRILDISMNGLLFEIEDERTFNYLKKHNIIKMFIPISERNLVLRGEVVRFLEVGSGKYQLGVNFFDSNPDDMVFLQHYIFSKKMRILFE; encoded by the coding sequence ATGGCTGTAGGAAGATCGGATACACTCCAAGAACTGATTACGATTTTAGAAACGATGTTTGGAGAAACAATCATCGGTTCCGATATCAATTTGGTTAAACACCTATTCTATAGTTTGAAAGCGGACCAAAGAGAATTCCCTTTCGATTATGAAGGGGAGAAGCTTACCTCCGTAGTGGAGGAAGTGAGCGAAGATACACTCGTTCTATACGTTCCTTATCTTCAGCCCAAAGGGATACTCAGAGCGAGAATCAGTTTCGAAATATTGAATATACTATATCAATTTGAAGTGGTACTTCTGGATTTTTGGGAAGACCATGTTCGGGTTAAGATCCCTTCCGAACTGCAAGCCGCAGCATTCCGTAAAAATCTCAGGGTCGCAGTAGACGACCTTTTTATGAATTATGTGATCCTCTATCGTTCTTTAAGCGGAGGAGAGAGAGAGCTCGGAAAAAATCTTAGCGTAGAGCAAAGATTTTTCCACCTCATGAAGGAGATCAAAAAGGATAATCCCAGCCTAAAACTGATCAACTTAATGGTTACTGAATATATCCTTGGGATCTCAAAGGACTACGAGATTGTATTTTTCGGACCGGGAAAAGACGGAGGATTTTTCGGCGACTTTATTAAAAAGTATAACCGTTCAGTATACGTTCCGGATTGTTCACTAATTAAAAGTTACATAGGAGAAGAGAAGGATCCATATCTGGATAATTTCCGGGATGAATACTTGCGGTTGAACCAAACTAGAGGACAGGCAAAGGCAGATGAGTTCTTCAGAGAACTTCAGAAAGAAGAAGTCCGCAATTTTTTAATTTCTTATATAGTTACTCCAATCCGTTTGTTCAACGATCCGATTGGTTATGTGAAGGTATTCTCCACTGCGATGGATAAATTCTCTATCGTCCAACAACAGGCATTGTATATAGAAGAATTAGGGGACATCCTTACCTATGCTTTGACAAAGGTTTATATCCGCCAAGAGAACTTTAGGAATGAAGAGGCAGTAACCCGTATCCTGGACATCAGTATGAACGGTCTTTTATTCGAGATAGAAGACGAAAGAACGTTTAATTATTTAAAAAAGCATAATATTATAAAAATGTTCATTCCGATCTCGGAAAGGAATTTGGTCCTAAGAGGAGAAGTAGTTAGATTCCTTGAAGTAGGGAGCGGGAAATATC